A window from Vulcanimicrobium alpinum encodes these proteins:
- a CDS encoding GGDEF/EAL domain-containing response regulator produces MTRSLVLAGRDAKALRAVGACARPASRFRVHVVASGLDALAAASAERPDLVVLDESLGFDQLLGAVDALRGDSAFAAVPVLAIVDDRATGDAAIARGATDVIVRPFDAAECSRRIEILTALGESRVRLAELTGDEVLRGREHAARLETLWRIGSSALDDEAFLRALLDESSRAMREHVLFNGLIGHLDGADLVIDVVQDDGGIPTLRPGTRVPIADAISGVILREGRTCAWTDLRADPRVAGKRMVRTAPWRSLIGTPFRAGGTLHIIMFFAAQPLHKEFDAHDRAYVETLASFCAARLQQRIERERMRYQVEHDPLTGVLNRPSFRARSFSALRSGGRSALVVVDLDNFRDVNEALGPQGGDSVLVEIAGALMARAGEDAVARVAGDSFALLMHGVGDRADVERRLAPYVEVFSAPFRTGDRDASRTIGVTATFGIAIAPDDGTTFEHLLARAESATLAAKQAGRGRHKFFDPRVEERLALARRLQNDLAQALVRDELQLYFQPHVDLHSRRTVGAEALLRWNHPERGLLRPAEFLPFAERHGMLGAIGSWVMRETIDATRLWRRADASLRVWFNLSASDLSDPQFVVRLHDFDGDLDGIGVEITEAVAMRDVELTQRSVASLRDAGVRVALDDFGTGYSSLAHLKRLPIDVVKIDGAFVAGLPHDAHDAAIVDAVVGIGEQFGFEVIAECVETSEQARWLTDAGCGYGQGYRFAPPMPATMFDDWLRATPETPGLQRRT; encoded by the coding sequence GTGACGCGCTCGCTCGTGCTCGCCGGTCGCGATGCGAAGGCCCTGCGCGCCGTCGGCGCGTGTGCCCGGCCGGCGTCCCGCTTCCGCGTGCACGTGGTCGCGTCGGGACTCGATGCGCTCGCTGCCGCGTCGGCGGAACGCCCCGACCTCGTCGTGCTCGACGAATCGCTCGGATTCGACCAGCTCCTCGGCGCGGTCGACGCGCTGCGCGGCGACTCCGCCTTCGCGGCCGTCCCGGTGCTCGCGATCGTCGACGATCGCGCGACCGGCGACGCAGCGATCGCACGCGGCGCCACCGACGTCATCGTCCGGCCGTTCGACGCCGCGGAGTGCTCGCGCCGCATCGAGATCCTCACGGCGCTGGGCGAATCGCGCGTGCGGCTGGCCGAACTGACCGGCGACGAGGTGCTGCGCGGCCGCGAACACGCGGCCCGGCTCGAGACGCTGTGGCGGATCGGTTCGAGCGCGCTCGACGACGAAGCGTTTCTGCGCGCGCTGCTCGACGAGTCGTCGCGCGCGATGCGCGAGCACGTGCTCTTCAACGGGCTGATCGGGCACCTCGACGGCGCCGACCTCGTCATCGACGTCGTGCAGGACGACGGCGGGATCCCGACGCTCCGGCCCGGGACGCGGGTGCCGATCGCCGACGCGATCTCCGGCGTCATCCTGCGCGAGGGGCGGACGTGCGCGTGGACCGATCTGCGCGCGGACCCGCGCGTCGCCGGGAAGCGCATGGTGCGCACGGCGCCGTGGCGCTCGCTGATCGGCACGCCGTTCCGCGCCGGCGGAACGCTCCACATCATCATGTTCTTCGCGGCGCAGCCCCTGCACAAAGAGTTCGACGCGCACGACCGGGCCTACGTCGAGACGCTGGCGTCGTTCTGCGCGGCCCGCCTCCAGCAGCGGATCGAACGCGAGCGGATGCGCTACCAGGTCGAGCACGATCCGCTCACCGGCGTCCTCAACCGTCCGTCGTTCCGCGCGCGCAGCTTCAGCGCGCTGCGCAGCGGCGGCCGCAGCGCCCTGGTCGTCGTCGACCTCGACAACTTTCGCGACGTCAACGAGGCGCTGGGCCCGCAGGGCGGCGACTCCGTGCTGGTCGAGATCGCCGGCGCGCTGATGGCCCGCGCCGGCGAGGACGCGGTGGCTCGCGTCGCCGGCGATTCGTTCGCGCTGCTGATGCACGGCGTCGGCGACCGCGCGGACGTCGAGCGCCGTCTCGCGCCGTACGTCGAGGTCTTCTCGGCGCCGTTCCGCACCGGCGATCGCGATGCGTCGCGGACGATCGGCGTGACCGCGACCTTCGGGATCGCGATCGCGCCGGACGACGGCACGACGTTCGAACACTTGCTGGCGCGCGCCGAGAGCGCGACGCTGGCCGCCAAGCAGGCCGGCCGCGGTCGGCACAAGTTCTTCGATCCGCGCGTCGAGGAACGTCTCGCGCTCGCACGGCGGCTGCAGAACGATCTCGCGCAGGCGCTGGTCCGCGACGAACTGCAATTGTATTTTCAGCCGCACGTCGATCTGCACTCGCGCCGCACCGTCGGTGCCGAGGCGCTGCTCCGCTGGAATCATCCCGAACGCGGGCTCTTGCGCCCGGCGGAGTTCCTCCCGTTCGCCGAGCGACACGGGATGCTCGGTGCGATCGGTTCGTGGGTGATGCGCGAGACGATCGACGCGACGCGACTGTGGCGGCGCGCCGACGCATCACTGCGGGTGTGGTTCAACCTCTCCGCGTCGGATCTCTCCGATCCGCAGTTCGTCGTGCGGTTGCACGACTTCGACGGCGATCTCGACGGCATCGGGGTCGAGATCACCGAGGCGGTCGCGATGCGCGACGTCGAGCTGACGCAGCGCAGCGTCGCATCGCTGCGCGATGCCGGCGTCCGCGTCGCGCTCGACGACTTCGGCACCGGATACTCCTCGCTCGCGCACCTCAAACGCCTGCCGATCGACGTGGTGAAGATCGACGGCGCGTTCGTCGCCGGATTGCCGCACGACGCGCACGATGCCGCGATCGTCGATGCGGTGGTGGGAATCGGTGAGCAGTTCGGCTTCGAGGTGATCGCCGAGTGCGTCGAGACGTCGGAACAGGCGCGCTGGCTGACCGACGCGGGCTGCGGCTACGGTCAAGGGTACCGGTTCGCGCCGCCGATGCCGGCGACGATGTTCGACGATTGGCTGCGCGCAACGCCCGAAACTCCGGGCCTGCAGCGCCGTACATGA
- a CDS encoding MaoC family dehydratase, with amino-acid sequence MVKEGWTGRYYEDFETGDLYRHRLGRTVTETDNTLFTMLTLNTNPIHFDEHLAAKMPFGKILVNSCFTLSLAVGLSVSDLSEHVMANLQWNDVKLPSPVFVGDTIYASSEILGKRESTSRKDVGIVTARTTGTNQRGETVISYERTFMVYKRGHDPRDTLER; translated from the coding sequence ATGGTCAAAGAAGGCTGGACCGGACGCTACTACGAGGATTTCGAGACGGGCGACCTCTACCGCCATCGTCTCGGGCGGACCGTGACGGAGACGGACAACACGCTCTTCACGATGCTCACGCTCAACACCAATCCGATCCACTTCGACGAGCATCTGGCCGCGAAGATGCCGTTCGGAAAGATCCTCGTCAACTCGTGCTTCACGCTCTCGCTCGCGGTGGGACTCTCGGTCTCCGATCTGAGCGAACACGTGATGGCCAACCTGCAATGGAACGACGTCAAGCTGCCGAGCCCGGTGTTCGTCGGCGACACGATCTACGCGTCGAGCGAGATCCTCGGCAAGCGCGAGTCGACTTCGCGCAAGGACGTCGGCATCGTCACCGCCCGTACCACCGGCACGAACCAGCGCGGTGAGACGGTGATCTCCTACGAGCGCACGTTCATGGTGTACAAGCGCGGCCACGACCCGCGCGACACGCTCGAGCGCTGA
- a CDS encoding alpha/beta hydrolase — protein sequence MLAPWEAAPGLTGYRVDAPHPLAAVLLVHGYAEHAGRHERTMRRFAERGITTFSYDQRGHGRSPGARAFIERFEALVDDAAAMRGAAARAAAGVPLFLFGASMGGLVAIRSVEQSADGLAGLVLVAPALRIDHATPAIVRALAPFAAALVPRTPAARLDVRLLSRNPSVGAGFLADPLTSKDGVTVRSAHEMVRGGVAALVDASRVALPLLIVHGDEDAIAAIAGSQLFLSAVGSGDATLRSVPGGFHEPFTDPGGDALVDETAEWILARAGLRADAS from the coding sequence GTGCTTGCTCCGTGGGAGGCCGCCCCGGGCCTGACCGGCTATCGCGTCGACGCGCCGCATCCGCTCGCTGCGGTCCTGCTCGTGCACGGCTATGCCGAGCATGCGGGACGCCACGAACGCACGATGCGGCGCTTCGCCGAACGGGGCATCACGACGTTTTCCTACGATCAGCGGGGCCACGGGCGCTCGCCCGGGGCGCGGGCATTCATCGAGCGTTTCGAGGCCCTGGTCGACGATGCGGCCGCGATGCGCGGAGCCGCGGCGCGCGCGGCCGCCGGGGTCCCGCTGTTTCTGTTCGGCGCGAGCATGGGCGGGCTGGTCGCGATCCGCTCCGTCGAGCAGTCGGCAGACGGGCTGGCGGGGCTCGTGCTGGTTGCGCCGGCCCTGCGCATCGATCACGCGACGCCGGCGATCGTCCGCGCGCTCGCGCCGTTCGCCGCCGCGCTCGTGCCGCGCACGCCGGCCGCCCGGCTCGACGTGCGGCTTCTCTCGCGCAATCCGTCCGTCGGCGCCGGGTTTCTCGCCGATCCGCTGACCAGCAAAGACGGAGTCACCGTGCGCAGCGCGCACGAGATGGTGCGCGGCGGCGTCGCGGCGCTCGTCGATGCGTCGCGCGTCGCGCTGCCGCTGCTGATCGTGCACGGTGACGAGGACGCGATCGCCGCGATCGCGGGCTCGCAGTTGTTCCTTTCCGCGGTCGGTTCTGGCGACGCGACGCTGCGCAGCGTGCCCGGCGGATTCCACGAGCCGTTCACCGATCCGGGCGGCGATGCGCTCGTCGACGAGACGGCGGAGTGGATCCTCGCGCGCGCCGGATTACGCGCCGACGCGTCGTAA
- a CDS encoding HpcH/HpaI aldolase/citrate lyase family protein: MKAAFDPSLLLFVPADRPERYAKAIASGATGAILDLEDAVSPDRKAFAREQVRAFLAAGDDRARTAVRINPADGPEGVADLAMLASAPSAAAIVVPKANDRADLERVSDAAGDVPLIAIVETARGVVNCERLAATAHVLALAFGPYDLAAELGGDTSADVMLPHRARLLIAARAAGCLAIDGPSREYGDPAIPARDAEHAKRLGYDGKLLIHPAQLAPVRAAFAPTADEVAYARRIVDAAARANPAVLDGTMIDPPIILAAERVLRRVGA; encoded by the coding sequence ATGAAGGCCGCGTTCGACCCGTCGCTGCTGCTGTTCGTCCCCGCCGATCGTCCGGAACGCTACGCGAAAGCGATCGCCTCCGGCGCGACCGGCGCGATCCTCGATCTCGAAGACGCCGTCTCCCCCGATCGCAAAGCGTTCGCGCGCGAACAGGTGCGCGCGTTTCTCGCCGCCGGCGATGATCGCGCCCGCACGGCCGTCCGCATCAATCCGGCCGACGGCCCCGAGGGCGTCGCCGACCTCGCGATGCTGGCGTCGGCGCCGAGCGCCGCGGCGATCGTCGTCCCCAAAGCGAACGATCGCGCCGACCTCGAACGTGTGAGCGACGCCGCCGGCGACGTTCCGCTGATCGCGATCGTCGAGACCGCGCGCGGCGTCGTCAACTGCGAGCGCCTCGCCGCGACGGCGCACGTGCTCGCGCTCGCGTTCGGACCGTACGATCTGGCGGCGGAACTCGGCGGCGACACGTCGGCCGACGTGATGCTTCCCCACCGGGCGCGCCTGCTGATCGCGGCGCGCGCCGCCGGCTGCCTCGCGATCGACGGCCCGTCGCGCGAATACGGCGACCCCGCGATCCCGGCCCGCGACGCCGAACACGCAAAGCGGCTCGGCTACGACGGAAAACTCTTGATCCACCCCGCGCAGCTCGCGCCCGTCCGCGCCGCGTTCGCACCGACCGCCGACGAGGTCGCGTACGCGCGGCGGATCGTCGACGCCGCCGCGCGCGCCAACCCCGCGGTCCTCGACGGGACGATGATCGATCCGCCGATCATCCTCGCCGCCGAACGCGTGTTACGACGCGTCGGCGCGTAA
- a CDS encoding acyl-CoA thioesterase: MTGRTAVTRTRVRFGETDAAGIVFYPTFFVWFDLGTTALLRSAATESLRLGDGHPRWPLPIVESGARFSAPLYFDDPIAIRSSVVEIGTRSLRVEHVILRGETEVARGFEVRVFIAVGEGGAIASEPLPDELRASLSAAITVDDRD; encoded by the coding sequence ATGACCGGCCGGACCGCGGTCACGCGGACGCGGGTGCGGTTCGGCGAGACGGACGCGGCCGGGATCGTCTTCTACCCGACGTTCTTCGTCTGGTTCGACCTCGGCACCACCGCGCTGCTGCGCTCCGCGGCGACCGAGTCGCTCCGCCTCGGCGACGGGCACCCGCGCTGGCCGCTCCCGATCGTCGAGAGCGGCGCCCGATTCTCGGCGCCGCTCTACTTCGACGACCCGATCGCGATCCGCTCGAGCGTGGTCGAGATCGGGACGCGGTCGCTGCGGGTCGAGCACGTCATCCTCCGCGGCGAGACCGAGGTCGCGCGCGGCTTCGAGGTGCGCGTCTTCATCGCCGTCGGAGAGGGCGGCGCGATCGCGTCGGAGCCGCTGCCCGACGAGCTCCGCGCATCGCTCTCCGCCGCGATCACGGTCGACGATCGGGACTGA
- the boxB gene encoding benzoyl-CoA 2,3-epoxidase subunit BoxB, with amino-acid sequence MAIDYTERIPNNVELASNRTLQRALEHWQPAFLNWWKELGPSDFQAADVYLRTAISVDPKGWAHYDYVKMPEYRWGIFLAEPETDRRVGFGDELGKPVWQQVPGEHRSTLRRLIVTQGDTEPASVEQQRLLGHTAPSLYDLRNLFQVNVEEGRHLWAMVYLLHAYFGRDGREEAEELLARHSGDADNPRILSTFNEPIRDWLSFFMFTFFTDRDGKFQLKSLAESSFDPLARTCRFMLTEEAHHMFVGDTGIARVVRRTLEVIDEIGTDDPEAVRRAGAIDLPTIQRYLNFWFSSSLDLFGADASSNAASYFANGIKGRPDEKKYGDHVAAGTFDLEIPDGDAGTRIETIAMRNAMNEVVRNAYVDDCMKGLTHWNRILEAAGHAYRFTLPSTRFRRGVGSWANVPTDPAGNRIPQEQYDAQIASWLPSGDDRAFIGSLMQRVTEPGKMAAWIAPPDKGIKDRPVSYEYVRLA; translated from the coding sequence ATGGCGATCGATTACACCGAACGGATCCCCAACAACGTCGAACTGGCGTCGAACCGCACGCTGCAGCGCGCGCTCGAGCACTGGCAGCCGGCGTTCCTCAACTGGTGGAAAGAACTCGGCCCCAGCGACTTCCAGGCCGCCGACGTCTACTTGCGCACCGCGATCTCGGTCGATCCGAAGGGCTGGGCGCACTACGACTACGTGAAGATGCCCGAGTACCGCTGGGGCATCTTCCTCGCCGAACCGGAGACGGATCGGCGCGTCGGCTTCGGCGACGAGCTCGGCAAACCGGTGTGGCAGCAAGTCCCCGGCGAACACCGCTCGACGCTGCGCAGGCTGATCGTGACGCAAGGCGACACCGAACCGGCGTCGGTCGAACAGCAGCGTCTGCTCGGCCACACCGCGCCGTCGCTCTACGACCTGCGCAACCTCTTTCAGGTCAACGTCGAAGAAGGCCGCCATCTGTGGGCGATGGTCTACCTGCTCCACGCGTACTTCGGGCGTGACGGCCGCGAGGAAGCCGAAGAACTGCTGGCGCGTCACTCCGGCGACGCCGACAACCCGCGCATCCTCTCCACCTTCAACGAGCCGATCCGCGACTGGCTCTCGTTCTTCATGTTCACGTTCTTCACCGACCGCGACGGCAAGTTCCAGTTGAAGTCGCTGGCGGAGTCGAGCTTCGATCCGCTCGCGCGCACCTGCCGCTTCATGCTGACCGAAGAAGCGCACCACATGTTCGTCGGCGACACCGGGATCGCGCGCGTCGTGCGACGCACCCTCGAGGTGATCGATGAGATCGGCACCGACGATCCCGAAGCGGTGCGCCGCGCCGGCGCGATCGATCTGCCGACGATCCAGCGCTACCTCAACTTCTGGTTCTCCTCGTCGCTCGATCTGTTCGGCGCCGACGCGTCGTCGAATGCGGCGTCGTATTTCGCCAACGGCATCAAGGGCCGTCCCGACGAGAAGAAATACGGCGATCACGTCGCGGCCGGAACGTTCGACCTCGAGATCCCCGACGGCGACGCCGGGACCCGCATTGAAACGATCGCGATGCGCAACGCGATGAACGAGGTCGTGCGCAACGCGTACGTCGACGACTGCATGAAAGGGCTCACGCACTGGAACCGCATCCTGGAGGCGGCCGGGCACGCGTACCGCTTCACCCTGCCGAGCACGCGGTTCCGCCGCGGCGTCGGGAGCTGGGCGAACGTGCCGACCGATCCGGCCGGCAACCGCATCCCGCAGGAACAGTACGACGCGCAGATCGCCTCGTGGCTGCCCAGCGGCGACGACCGTGCGTTCATCGGCAGCCTGATGCAGCGCGTGACCGAACCCGGCAAGATGGCCGCCTGGATCGCGCCGCCCGACAAAGGGATCAAAGACCGCCCGGTTTCGTACGAGTACGTCCGGCTGGCATGA
- the boxC gene encoding 2,3-epoxybenzoyl-CoA dihydrolase, producing MLTIAAPGSTGLIDFRTSPDRYRHWNLAVDGRVATLTLDVDEDGGIRPGYALKLNSYDLGVDIEFRDALDRVRFEHPEVACVVVTSAKDRMFCAGANIYMLGTSSHQWKVNFCKFTNETRNGMEDSSRNDGLSFIAAVNGACAGGGYEIALACDEILIVDDRSTTVSLPEVPLLGVLPGTGGLTRLVDKRKVRRDLADLFCTNADGVRAERAKAWGLVDASAAPSEFATLIAERAAARVASSPRRADARGIALRPLERTIETDGEGRSAAYRYRHLDVQFDRDARRATLIAHAPRETQPDAADAIVALGDAWWPLAFARELDDALLMLRTNEPELGLLVLETRGDTGAVLAAGRTLSALREHWLVRETIGLLRRTFARLDVTSRSIYAVIGEDACAAGLFFELAAAADRIYMLALEGGGPAIVLDDTNFGLLPAVNGRTRLATRFLGDPAAYAALEAERGRAYDAQAASGAGVVTVTPDELDWDDELRLALEERATLSPDALTAMEASLRFGGAETLETKIFGRLSAWQNWVFYRPNATGERGALKLFGSGSKPSFDWERV from the coding sequence ATGCTCACGATCGCCGCGCCCGGCTCGACCGGTCTGATCGACTTCCGCACCTCTCCCGATCGCTACCGGCACTGGAATCTGGCGGTCGACGGACGCGTCGCGACGCTGACCCTCGACGTCGATGAAGACGGCGGGATCCGACCGGGATACGCACTCAAACTGAACTCGTACGACCTCGGTGTCGACATCGAGTTCCGCGACGCGCTCGACCGCGTGCGCTTCGAGCATCCCGAGGTCGCCTGCGTCGTCGTCACCAGCGCGAAGGACCGCATGTTCTGCGCCGGCGCGAACATCTACATGCTGGGCACGTCGTCGCATCAATGGAAAGTGAACTTCTGCAAGTTCACCAACGAGACGCGCAACGGGATGGAGGACTCCAGCCGCAACGACGGCCTCTCGTTCATCGCGGCGGTGAACGGCGCGTGCGCCGGCGGCGGCTACGAGATCGCGCTCGCGTGCGACGAGATCCTGATCGTCGACGATCGCTCGACGACCGTCTCGCTCCCCGAAGTACCGCTGCTCGGCGTGCTCCCCGGCACCGGCGGCTTGACGCGGCTCGTCGACAAGCGCAAGGTGCGGCGCGACCTCGCCGACCTGTTCTGCACCAACGCCGACGGCGTGCGGGCGGAGCGCGCGAAGGCTTGGGGGCTCGTCGACGCGAGCGCCGCGCCGTCGGAGTTTGCGACGCTGATCGCCGAGCGCGCGGCCGCACGCGTCGCGTCGTCGCCGCGTCGCGCCGATGCGCGCGGGATCGCGTTGCGGCCGCTCGAGCGCACGATCGAGACCGACGGCGAAGGCCGCTCCGCGGCGTACCGCTACCGTCACCTCGACGTGCAGTTCGATCGCGACGCTCGCCGCGCGACGCTGATCGCCCACGCGCCGCGCGAGACGCAGCCCGACGCGGCGGACGCGATCGTCGCGCTCGGCGACGCGTGGTGGCCGCTCGCCTTTGCGCGCGAGCTCGACGACGCGCTGCTGATGCTGCGCACGAACGAACCGGAACTCGGCTTGCTCGTGCTCGAAACGCGCGGCGATACCGGCGCGGTGCTGGCCGCCGGGCGCACGCTGTCGGCGCTGCGCGAACACTGGCTGGTGCGAGAGACGATCGGCCTCCTGCGGCGCACGTTCGCACGGCTCGACGTCACCTCGCGCAGCATCTACGCCGTGATCGGCGAGGACGCGTGCGCGGCCGGACTCTTCTTCGAACTCGCTGCCGCAGCCGATCGCATCTACATGCTCGCGCTCGAAGGCGGCGGTCCGGCGATCGTCCTCGACGACACGAACTTCGGTCTGCTCCCCGCGGTCAACGGACGGACGCGCCTCGCGACGCGTTTTCTCGGCGACCCCGCCGCGTACGCGGCGCTCGAAGCCGAGCGCGGACGCGCCTACGACGCGCAGGCGGCCTCCGGCGCCGGCGTCGTCACCGTCACGCCCGACGAACTCGACTGGGACGACGAACTGCGCCTCGCGCTCGAGGAACGCGCGACGCTTTCGCCCGACGCGCTCACCGCGATGGAGGCGAGTTTGCGATTCGGCGGCGCGGAGACGCTCGAGACCAAGATCTTCGGCCGTCTCTCGGCGTGGCAGAACTGGGTCTTTTATCGACCCAACGCGACGGGCGAACGCGGGGCACTGAAACTCTTCGGCAGCGGTTCGAAGCCGAGCTTCGATTGGGAGCGAGTCTGA
- a CDS encoding helix-turn-helix transcriptional regulator, producing the protein MSAPVPGKDDPEAEEAFLRLLGERVRGLRARRGMTRRILARDSGLSERYLAQLESGQGNVSILLMRQLARALNVPLRRLVADAGDESDDLVHATELLRSLDGPRQAEARDLLARAFGDADPEQRRHRIALIGLRGAGKTTLGGLLAERLDVPFIELDREIERTSGVSLATIFEFYGQAGFRRLERSCLDRILEHHPRFVLATGGSIVSEPATFERLLSACYTVWLHASPAEHMERVVAQGDMRPMAGNDESMADLRRILEGREGLYRRADADVDTGGRPPAASLDALIAALA; encoded by the coding sequence GTGAGCGCGCCGGTCCCGGGCAAGGACGATCCCGAGGCGGAGGAGGCGTTCTTGCGTCTCCTCGGCGAGCGCGTGCGCGGGCTGCGGGCGCGCCGCGGGATGACGCGCCGGATCCTCGCCCGCGATTCCGGGCTCTCGGAACGGTATCTCGCCCAGCTCGAAAGCGGCCAGGGCAACGTCTCGATCCTGCTGATGCGCCAGTTAGCGCGCGCGCTGAACGTCCCGCTCCGCCGCCTCGTCGCCGACGCCGGCGACGAGTCCGACGATCTCGTGCATGCCACCGAGCTCCTGCGCAGCCTCGACGGCCCGCGGCAGGCCGAGGCCCGCGACCTCCTCGCCCGCGCCTTCGGCGACGCCGACCCCGAGCAGCGCCGGCACCGCATCGCGCTGATCGGCCTGCGCGGCGCCGGGAAGACGACGCTCGGCGGCCTGCTCGCCGAACGGCTCGACGTCCCGTTCATCGAACTCGACCGCGAGATCGAACGGACCAGCGGCGTCTCGCTGGCGACGATCTTCGAGTTCTACGGTCAGGCGGGGTTCCGCCGGCTCGAGCGCTCGTGCCTCGACCGCATCCTCGAACACCATCCGCGCTTCGTCCTCGCGACCGGCGGCAGCATCGTCTCGGAACCGGCGACGTTCGAGCGCCTCCTCTCGGCGTGCTACACGGTCTGGCTCCACGCGTCCCCGGCCGAGCACATGGAACGGGTCGTCGCCCAGGGCGACATGCGCCCGATGGCCGGGAACGACGAGTCGATGGCCGACCTGCGGCGCATCCTCGAAGGGCGCGAAGGGCTCTACCGGCGCGCCGACGCCGACGTGGACACCGGCGGGCGGCCGCCCGCAGCGAGCCTCGACGCGCTCATCGCCGCACTAGCCTGA
- a CDS encoding benzoate-CoA ligase family protein → MIASAPPFAALDGTALYNCAADLLDRNLAERGGRVAIVDDGGTWTFAALARRVDACAGALLGLGLEAEQRVVLCLLDTIDFPTAFLGAIKAGIVPIPVNTLFPAADYAYILADSRAKAAIVSSELLATFLDAARQAGWAGTIVVSDPRGTAPDPRFAALDALVAAATPLQNAAPTRPDDACFWLYSSGSTGKPKGTVHVQTSLVRTAELFAQGVLGLREDDVVYSAAKLFFAYGLGNALTFPLAAGATAVLHAGRATPYAVSRILRDAKPTVFCGVPTLFASLLVHPEFPPRERLALRLCTSAGEALPEEIGRAWTARTGVEIVDGIGSTEMLHIFVSNRPGAVRYGTTGTPVPGYAVRLVDETGAIAAFGEIGELEVNGPTSAAYYWNAREKSRRTFLGEWTRTGDKFRQDQDGNFIHCGRADDMLKVGGIWVSPGEVESALVAHEHVLEAAVIGVCDEQDLVKPKAFVILKPGVVPSDELADALKVHVKARLAPYKYPRWIAFVDELPKTATGKIRRHVLRAQEDAQRGGAH, encoded by the coding sequence ATGATCGCCAGCGCCCCGCCCTTCGCCGCCCTCGACGGCACCGCGCTCTACAATTGCGCGGCCGATTTGCTCGACCGGAATCTGGCGGAGCGCGGCGGCCGGGTCGCGATCGTCGACGACGGCGGGACCTGGACGTTCGCCGCACTCGCGCGGCGGGTCGATGCCTGCGCCGGCGCCCTGCTCGGCCTCGGCCTCGAAGCCGAGCAGCGCGTCGTGCTGTGTCTGCTCGACACCATCGATTTCCCGACCGCGTTTCTGGGCGCGATCAAAGCCGGGATCGTCCCGATCCCCGTGAACACCCTCTTCCCGGCCGCCGACTACGCCTACATCCTCGCCGACAGCCGCGCGAAGGCCGCGATCGTCTCGAGCGAGCTCCTCGCGACGTTCCTCGACGCCGCCCGGCAGGCCGGCTGGGCCGGAACGATCGTTGTCTCCGACCCCCGCGGGACCGCGCCCGACCCGCGCTTCGCCGCGCTCGACGCGCTCGTCGCGGCCGCGACGCCGCTGCAGAACGCCGCGCCGACGCGGCCGGACGACGCCTGCTTCTGGCTGTACTCGTCGGGCTCGACGGGCAAGCCCAAGGGGACGGTGCACGTGCAGACCAGCCTGGTGCGCACCGCGGAGCTCTTCGCGCAGGGCGTCCTCGGCCTGCGCGAGGACGACGTCGTCTACTCGGCGGCGAAGCTGTTCTTCGCCTACGGTCTGGGCAACGCGCTGACGTTTCCGCTCGCGGCCGGAGCGACGGCGGTCCTGCACGCCGGCCGCGCCACGCCGTACGCGGTGAGCCGCATCCTGCGCGATGCGAAGCCGACTGTCTTCTGCGGCGTCCCGACGCTGTTCGCTTCGCTGCTCGTGCATCCGGAGTTCCCGCCGCGCGAGCGCCTCGCGCTGCGGCTGTGCACCTCCGCCGGCGAGGCGCTGCCCGAAGAGATCGGACGCGCGTGGACGGCGCGCACCGGCGTCGAGATCGTCGACGGGATCGGCTCCACCGAGATGCTGCACATCTTCGTCTCTAACCGTCCCGGGGCGGTCCGCTACGGCACGACCGGGACGCCGGTCCCGGGCTACGCCGTGCGGCTCGTCGACGAGACGGGCGCGATCGCGGCGTTCGGCGAGATCGGCGAACTCGAAGTCAACGGTCCGACGTCGGCGGCGTATTATTGGAACGCGCGCGAGAAATCACGCCGCACGTTCCTCGGCGAGTGGACGCGCACGGGCGATAAGTTCCGGCAGGACCAGGACGGCAACTTCATCCACTGCGGCCGCGCCGACGACATGCTCAAGGTCGGCGGGATTTGGGTCTCACCCGGCGAGGTGGAGTCGGCGCTCGTCGCGCACGAGCACGTCCTCGAAGCCGCGGTCATCGGCGTGTGCGACGAACAGGACCTCGTCAAGCCCAAAGCGTTCGTGATCCTCAAGCCCGGCGTGGTGCCGAGCGACGAACTTGCCGACGCGCTCAAGGTGCACGTCAAAGCGCGGCTCGCGCCGTACAAATATCCGCGCTGGATCGCGTTCGTCGACGAACTGCCGAAGACCGCGACCGGGAAGATTCGCCGTCACGTGCTGCGCGCGCAGGAAGACGCGCAGCGCGGAGGCGCGCACTGA